The Armatimonadota bacterium genome includes a window with the following:
- the purM gene encoding phosphoribosylformylglycinamidine cyclo-ligase, with amino-acid sequence MDEHLTYRDAGVDIDAGIEAVERMKDAILRTHTPGVLSDTTSFAGMFRPDFSGMADPCLVASIDGVGTKISVASAMRRFNGVGRDLVNHCVNDILVAGARPLFFLDYFAAGRLDPEAAAEIVSGAAEACLENGCALIGGETAEMPGVYRDGECDFAGCIVGVVDREAAPNPSSVQAGDAVIGLASTGLHTNGFSLARKALLEVAGYQLDSFVPELGNTVGDALLAVHRSYLSSVSAAREAGMGIRVMAHITGGGMYENIPRVLPPDMRVVIERRSWTPPPIFALIQSAGNIPDVEMFRTFNMGVGMVLIVSRGQAPAACEFFSERGEVAWQIGEVQRGAREVQII; translated from the coding sequence ATGGATGAACATCTGACCTACCGGGATGCGGGGGTGGATATTGATGCCGGCATCGAAGCCGTCGAGAGGATGAAAGATGCCATCCTGCGCACCCACACCCCCGGCGTGCTCTCGGACACCACCTCCTTTGCGGGCATGTTCCGTCCGGACTTCAGCGGAATGGCCGATCCGTGCCTGGTCGCCAGCATAGACGGGGTTGGCACCAAGATCAGCGTTGCCTCGGCCATGCGCCGTTTCAACGGCGTGGGCCGCGATCTGGTGAACCATTGCGTCAACGATATCCTCGTGGCGGGCGCCCGCCCGTTGTTCTTCCTGGACTATTTCGCCGCAGGCCGGCTGGATCCCGAGGCGGCCGCCGAGATTGTCAGCGGCGCGGCCGAAGCGTGCCTGGAGAACGGCTGCGCGCTCATCGGAGGCGAGACGGCGGAGATGCCGGGCGTCTACCGGGACGGCGAGTGTGACTTTGCCGGGTGCATTGTGGGCGTTGTGGACCGCGAGGCCGCTCCGAACCCCTCAAGCGTGCAGGCGGGCGATGCCGTCATCGGTCTGGCTTCCACCGGGCTGCATACGAACGGCTTCTCGCTTGCCCGGAAGGCGCTGCTGGAAGTGGCCGGCTATCAGCTAGATTCGTTTGTTCCGGAGCTGGGCAACACCGTCGGTGACGCGCTGCTGGCGGTGCACCGGAGCTATCTCTCCAGTGTCTCGGCCGCCCGCGAAGCGGGCATGGGGATCCGGGTGATGGCCCACATCACCGGCGGCGGGATGTACGAGAACATCCCGCGAGTGCTGCCGCCGGATATGCGCGTGGTCATCGAGCGCCGCAGCTGGACGCCTCCTCCGATCTTCGCGCTGATCCAGAGCGCCGGCAACATCCCGGACGTGGAGATGTTCCGGACGTTCAACATGGGGGTGGGGATGGTGCTGATCGTGTCGCGCGGACAGGCCCCCGCGGCTTGCGAGTTCTTCAGCGAACGGGGCGAGGTGGCGTGGCAGATTGGTGAAGTGCAGCGTGGAGCACGGGAGGTGCAGATCATCTGA
- the purQ gene encoding phosphoribosylformylglycinamidine synthase subunit PurQ yields the protein MKFAVLRFPGSNCDQDAYFAALNVLRQPVEYVWHESTDLAGADCVIIPGGFSYGDYLRCGAVAALSPVMGAVRKFAASGGLVIGICNGFQILCESGLLPGVLLRNRGLRFICRHVYLRLENADTPFTRSGSVGEVLSIPIAHGEGNYFADESTLRELEDSGRVILRYCGPRGEVEDRYNPNGAARNIAGIVNREGNVAGMMPHPERACEPILGSEDGLVILNSILGGRA from the coding sequence TTGAAGTTTGCCGTTCTGCGCTTCCCCGGTTCCAACTGTGACCAGGACGCCTATTTCGCCGCACTGAATGTCCTCCGGCAGCCTGTAGAATATGTCTGGCACGAGTCCACGGATCTGGCCGGGGCGGATTGTGTGATCATCCCGGGCGGGTTTTCCTACGGTGATTATCTGCGGTGCGGCGCGGTTGCGGCTCTCTCCCCGGTGATGGGGGCGGTGCGGAAGTTTGCGGCTTCCGGAGGGCTGGTCATTGGGATCTGCAACGGCTTCCAGATTCTTTGCGAGTCCGGACTGCTTCCTGGCGTGCTGTTGAGGAACCGGGGGCTTCGCTTCATCTGCCGGCACGTCTATCTCCGCCTTGAGAATGCTGACACTCCCTTCACCCGTTCCGGCTCAGTGGGCGAGGTGCTGAGCATCCCCATCGCCCACGGGGAGGGCAACTATTTCGCCGACGAAAGCACGCTTCGCGAGCTGGAGGATTCCGGCCGGGTCATCCTCCGGTACTGTGGTCCCCGAGGGGAGGTGGAGGATCGCTACAATCCTAACGGAGCGGCACGCAACATCGCCGGCATCGTGAACCGGGAAGGGAATGTGGCCGGAATGATGCCCCATCCGGAGCGGGCCTGCGAGCCGATTCTGGGTTCAGAGGACGGGCTCGTGATACTGAACTCCATTCTGGGGGGACGCGCCTGA
- the purF gene encoding amidophosphoribosyltransferase, whose amino-acid sequence MPDVDHLKEECGVFAVWAPGEDVARITYFGLFSLQHRGQEGAGIAVADGASLQVHKDMGLVTQVFRDEHTLEGLRGFAAIGHTRYSTTGSNTLCNTQPIVCESKWGRIAVAHNGGLVNAVQIRRELELAGVSFETTNDTEVLARYIAASDHSDIEEAIADAMMVVRGAYSVALLTPKALYVFRDSYGVRPMSVGRLTNGHLVFASETCALNTVGAVYLYDIEPGQLAVVDDDGLRLRRVMPTTRPSLCVFEYIYFARPDSKIDDKSVHAVRERLGHELALEHPAPGAHIVFPIPDTGTPAAIGFARASGIPYGEGVIKNRYIHRTFINPDQRMRELGVRMKLIPLRENLAGKRVVMVDDTIVRGTTTARTVRMLREAGAVEVHVRITAPPYRYPCFYGIDTGNPAELIAARLNIDEVRESIGADSLGYLSLRGLIRAVGLSRGHMCMACLDGRYPIPLPEETLSKDVFETAPPVALPVGGDTGRD is encoded by the coding sequence ATGCCTGATGTCGATCATCTGAAGGAAGAGTGTGGCGTCTTCGCTGTCTGGGCTCCGGGCGAGGATGTGGCGCGCATCACCTACTTCGGCCTCTTCTCCTTGCAGCACAGGGGGCAGGAGGGCGCCGGCATCGCGGTGGCAGACGGCGCGTCGCTGCAGGTCCACAAGGACATGGGTTTGGTGACGCAGGTGTTTCGCGACGAGCATACCCTGGAAGGGCTGCGCGGTTTCGCCGCCATTGGGCACACGCGTTATTCCACCACGGGCTCCAATACCCTGTGCAACACACAGCCGATCGTTTGCGAATCCAAGTGGGGACGCATCGCAGTCGCCCATAACGGCGGGCTGGTGAATGCCGTTCAAATCCGCCGCGAGCTGGAGCTGGCCGGAGTCTCATTCGAGACCACCAACGACACCGAGGTGCTCGCGCGCTACATCGCCGCTTCAGACCATTCGGACATCGAGGAGGCGATTGCGGACGCCATGATGGTGGTGCGGGGGGCATACTCTGTCGCCCTGCTCACACCCAAAGCGCTGTATGTCTTCCGCGACAGCTATGGTGTGCGTCCGATGAGCGTCGGCCGCCTGACGAACGGACATCTGGTCTTCGCCAGCGAGACCTGCGCCCTGAACACCGTGGGGGCCGTCTATCTGTATGACATCGAGCCCGGCCAGCTGGCGGTGGTGGATGACGATGGACTGCGCCTGCGCCGAGTGATGCCCACAACTCGTCCCTCGCTTTGCGTCTTCGAGTATATCTATTTCGCGCGCCCCGACTCCAAGATTGACGATAAAAGCGTGCACGCCGTCCGGGAGAGATTGGGTCATGAGCTTGCGCTGGAGCATCCGGCGCCGGGAGCGCACATCGTATTTCCCATCCCGGATACGGGAACCCCGGCGGCCATTGGCTTTGCCAGAGCATCCGGTATCCCCTATGGCGAAGGGGTCATCAAGAACCGGTATATCCACCGCACCTTCATCAACCCGGACCAGCGTATGCGGGAGTTGGGCGTGCGGATGAAGTTGATCCCCCTGCGGGAGAATCTGGCCGGGAAGAGGGTGGTCATGGTGGACGATACCATCGTCCGTGGAACCACCACGGCGCGCACCGTCCGGATGTTACGGGAAGCCGGCGCTGTGGAAGTGCACGTGCGCATCACAGCGCCCCCCTACCGTTATCCATGCTTCTACGGCATAGACACGGGCAATCCTGCTGAGTTGATCGCGGCGCGCCTCAACATAGACGAGGTGCGCGAGAGCATCGGGGCCGACTCGCTGGGCTACCTCAGCCTAAGGGGGCTGATCAGGGCTGTGGGACTCAGCCGGGGGCATATGTGCATGGCCTGTCTGGACGGGCGCTATCCCATCCCACTGCCGGAAGAGACCCTCAGCAAGGACGTCTTCGAGACCGCCCCGCCGGTGGCCCTGCCGGTGGGTGGCGACACCGGCCGGGACTGA
- the yjcP gene encoding multidrug RND transporter, whose protein sequence is MIRWATALAAFLLAKSLPAFPAEAQAPPVVDGPLTITRAVELAMEHSPEVKLAGQQFARAAGALRSARGATGPSLGISGTYIRYDKVEEAEIGPGQKIKIGQIDARRATATLRQPIDISGILGAAVEAADYQKIAAELDLIAARYDVALAVQSAYLAVLRARDAREVSREEVQSLKTYLELAKARYEAGTAAQFDVLRAQTQLAAAEQRLIGAENAVRLAEVGLASVMGVTLPPSLELQPPPDVRAEAPDPQDAVEAAIKGRPEVASAEAAVRAAERGVRIARAGLRPSVQVAANYNYNGNTTIFQPRTFTADAVVSLSIPIFDNGVTRGKVEEAEAGVEAARASRDRVLLNVRQEVEQAISSVDNARKRLEVAEATLKEASEAFRLAKVRYESGVGLLVETTDAQVAYTAAQTNLVSAKYDLYLAEVQLARALGLPPLAEE, encoded by the coding sequence ATGATTAGGTGGGCGACCGCCCTCGCGGCTTTCCTGCTTGCAAAGTCGCTTCCGGCCTTTCCGGCCGAGGCACAGGCGCCTCCGGTGGTTGACGGTCCGCTCACCATCACCCGCGCCGTCGAGTTGGCCATGGAGCACAGCCCGGAGGTCAAACTGGCCGGGCAGCAGTTTGCGCGGGCTGCCGGCGCTCTGAGAAGCGCGCGAGGCGCGACGGGCCCCTCGCTCGGAATCTCGGGCACATACATCCGCTATGACAAGGTGGAGGAGGCCGAGATCGGACCGGGTCAGAAGATAAAGATCGGCCAGATCGATGCCCGCCGTGCCACCGCGACCCTGCGACAGCCGATAGACATCTCCGGCATTCTGGGAGCCGCCGTGGAGGCGGCGGATTACCAGAAGATCGCCGCCGAACTGGATCTCATCGCTGCACGTTACGATGTCGCCCTTGCCGTGCAGAGCGCTTATCTTGCCGTCCTTCGCGCGCGCGACGCGCGCGAGGTGAGCCGCGAGGAGGTCCAGAGCCTGAAGACCTATCTGGAACTGGCAAAGGCGCGGTATGAGGCCGGCACGGCGGCGCAGTTCGATGTGCTCCGGGCGCAGACTCAGCTGGCTGCCGCGGAGCAGCGGCTGATCGGCGCGGAGAATGCCGTAAGACTGGCCGAGGTGGGGTTGGCGAGTGTGATGGGCGTGACTCTGCCTCCATCCCTGGAGCTGCAGCCGCCGCCGGATGTGCGCGCGGAGGCGCCTGACCCGCAAGATGCCGTGGAAGCCGCGATCAAAGGCCGTCCGGAAGTGGCAAGCGCCGAGGCGGCGGTGCGGGCCGCAGAGCGCGGAGTGCGTATTGCGCGGGCCGGACTGCGGCCGAGTGTGCAGGTCGCGGCGAACTACAACTACAACGGCAACACCACCATCTTCCAGCCGCGAACATTCACCGCGGATGCCGTGGTCTCGCTCAGCATCCCCATTTTCGACAACGGAGTAACGCGGGGAAAAGTGGAGGAGGCTGAGGCCGGAGTCGAAGCCGCCCGAGCGAGCCGGGACAGGGTATTACTGAACGTCCGGCAGGAGGTGGAGCAGGCCATCTCATCGGTGGACAACGCCCGGAAAAGGCTGGAGGTGGCTGAGGCCACTTTGAAGGAAGCCTCCGAGGCGTTCCGGCTGGCCAAGGTACGCTACGAAAGCGGTGTGGGTCTGCTGGTAGAGACGACAGATGCCCAGGTGGCCTACACGGCCGCGCAGACCAACCTGGTGTCTGCGAAGTACGATCTTTATCTTGCAGAGGTTCAGCTCGCGCGTGCGCTGGGGCTGCCGCCCCTGGCGGAGGAGTAG
- the purL gene encoding phosphoribosylformylglycinamidine synthase subunit PurL, with protein MPEAALKDPEITPEVWREMGLSDDEYRQVEGILGRPPTYTELGMFAVMWSEHCGYKYSRPVLRLFKRYREQLDSGALENAGVVDIGDGYGIAMKVESHNHPSAVEPFQGAATGVGGILRDIFTMGARPIASLNSLRFGDLSDPHVRYLFEHVVAGIGFYGNCVGVPTIGGEVFFDPCYAGNPLVNAMALGLVRLDRIASACARGVGNSVLIVGSRTGRDGIHGATFASVELGPDSESKRPNVQMGDPFTEKLLIEATLEALETGAIVGIQDMGAAGITCSTCETAAKAGTGMEIDVALVPQREEGMTPYEIMLSESQERMLAIVQNGREEEVASIFRRWGLNAVVIGHVTDDGLVRVRHNGRVVAEVPAKALADECPTYQLDASEPDYVRRLRSRAVHTLRVEDHSSTLLKLLSRPCIASKRWVWEQYDHMVQTNTVVFPGSDAGVLRIRGVKTGIAVTTDCNSRMVYLDPYTGSRMAVYEAARNLVCSGARPVAVTDCLNFGNPEKPEAFWQFKESVRGLADACEELSTPVVSGNVSFYNETPESAIYPTPVVGMLGVLDDVTNHVTSAFKREGDRIILLAAGWPEDLWTSISGSELQVMLDGEPYGPLPSLDAGRQKALFAAVLEMAAGRMLSSAHDVSEGGLAVCLAESCIVGGLGADVELRLPGPVLPSLYGELAGVILVSTAPERASDVIRIAEGHGAVAVEMGEVGGPDIVVRGEGAELLRVAVTQASEAWESAIPAAMDTM; from the coding sequence ATGCCGGAAGCCGCCTTGAAAGATCCCGAGATCACGCCGGAAGTCTGGCGCGAGATGGGGCTGAGCGACGATGAGTATCGTCAGGTGGAGGGCATCCTGGGCCGCCCCCCCACCTATACCGAGCTCGGGATGTTCGCCGTCATGTGGAGCGAGCACTGCGGCTATAAGTACAGCCGCCCTGTCCTGCGCCTTTTCAAACGCTATCGGGAGCAGTTGGACAGCGGGGCGCTGGAGAACGCCGGCGTGGTAGACATCGGCGACGGATACGGCATCGCGATGAAGGTGGAGAGCCACAACCACCCGAGCGCCGTGGAGCCGTTCCAGGGCGCGGCAACGGGGGTGGGGGGTATCCTCCGGGACATCTTCACGATGGGGGCCCGGCCCATCGCTTCCCTCAATTCCCTTCGCTTTGGAGATCTTTCCGACCCGCACGTGCGGTATCTGTTTGAGCACGTTGTGGCAGGCATCGGTTTTTATGGCAACTGCGTGGGTGTACCCACCATCGGGGGCGAGGTGTTCTTCGATCCCTGTTACGCGGGGAACCCTCTGGTGAACGCCATGGCTCTGGGTCTGGTGCGGCTGGACCGCATCGCCAGCGCCTGTGCGCGAGGAGTGGGCAACTCTGTGCTGATCGTCGGATCGCGCACCGGGCGGGACGGCATCCACGGGGCCACCTTTGCCTCTGTCGAACTGGGCCCGGATTCTGAGTCCAAACGGCCCAACGTCCAGATGGGCGATCCCTTTACGGAGAAGCTGCTCATCGAGGCCACCCTCGAGGCGCTGGAGACGGGAGCCATCGTCGGGATCCAGGACATGGGCGCGGCGGGGATCACCTGTAGCACGTGCGAGACGGCCGCTAAGGCGGGCACCGGCATGGAGATCGACGTCGCGCTGGTTCCTCAGCGCGAGGAGGGCATGACTCCGTACGAGATCATGCTGAGCGAATCCCAGGAACGTATGCTCGCCATCGTGCAGAACGGCCGCGAGGAGGAGGTCGCTTCCATCTTCCGCCGCTGGGGACTGAACGCGGTGGTCATCGGCCACGTAACGGACGATGGCCTGGTTCGCGTGCGCCACAACGGCCGCGTGGTGGCCGAGGTGCCGGCAAAGGCGCTGGCGGACGAGTGCCCCACCTATCAACTCGATGCTTCGGAGCCAGATTATGTTCGGCGGCTGCGTTCGCGTGCGGTGCACACGCTTCGGGTGGAGGATCACTCTTCCACCCTCCTGAAGCTGCTCTCCCGTCCCTGCATCGCCAGCAAGCGGTGGGTCTGGGAGCAGTATGACCATATGGTCCAGACCAATACGGTGGTCTTTCCGGGGTCGGATGCCGGAGTGCTGCGGATCCGTGGCGTTAAGACCGGAATCGCTGTGACTACGGATTGCAACTCGCGGATGGTGTATCTGGATCCGTATACCGGCTCCCGGATGGCGGTCTACGAAGCCGCCCGCAACCTGGTGTGCTCCGGGGCGAGGCCGGTGGCCGTCACGGACTGCCTGAACTTCGGCAATCCGGAGAAGCCCGAAGCATTCTGGCAGTTCAAGGAATCCGTCCGTGGTCTGGCGGATGCCTGCGAGGAGCTTTCAACGCCCGTAGTCTCGGGCAATGTCAGTTTTTACAATGAGACCCCGGAGTCCGCCATCTATCCCACTCCCGTGGTGGGCATGCTGGGCGTGCTGGACGACGTGACCAATCACGTTACCTCCGCATTCAAGCGCGAAGGGGACCGTATCATCTTGCTTGCGGCTGGATGGCCGGAGGACCTGTGGACCAGCATTTCCGGCTCGGAGCTCCAAGTCATGCTCGATGGTGAGCCTTACGGCCCGCTGCCCAGCCTGGACGCCGGACGGCAGAAGGCGCTATTTGCAGCGGTCCTGGAGATGGCGGCCGGCCGGATGCTATCCTCCGCTCACGATGTTTCCGAAGGCGGCCTGGCGGTGTGTCTTGCAGAGAGCTGCATCGTCGGTGGTCTGGGAGCGGATGTTGAACTGAGACTACCGGGGCCGGTTCTTCCGTCTCTGTATGGCGAGCTTGCCGGGGTAATCCTGGTGTCCACGGCGCCGGAGCGCGCATCCGACGTGATCCGGATCGCCGAAGGGCACGGAGCGGTGGCTGTTGAGATGGGAGAAGTGGGCGGACCGGATATCGTTGTTCGCGGGGAGGGTGCGGAGCTGCTGCGGGTGGCCGTGACGCAGGCGTCCGAAGCCTGGGAGAGTGCCATCCCAGCGGCAATGGATACAATGTAA
- a CDS encoding secretion protein HlyD, which produces MSRSRCLLVLSAGAAVLAVAAAGCGRKPAPAPQVSGAAVEVTRVRRGDLEAVVNVTGTIRALEDVSLTVKLAGRVARVPYREGDRVARGAVVIQQEQADLQNQVKSAEAALAAARVRLSQAQTQLRVQDVTSDAGVRQAEQAVAIAREQLSIVRTGARPQERRQAEAAVESAKASFENARRNLDRSKLLFEQGAIPRAQLDADERMFEVARASLQSAEQALSLVREGARQEEIRVAENSLKEAEQRLRQARSNAELTAVRKEDVRAAQAGVRQAEAALEMARQALADSSVRSPIAGLVAERHVEPGQMVAPTPGVALIRVYNPATIYCEAVVSETVVDQVAVGQLALIRSDAVPGLEFRGRVQEVYPAADTNNRSFRARISVDAPGTELKPGMFAKVRIVTERRVNQTLIPADCVLKEPGGEYVFVVEKGKVRRPAPPGEGAKPARNGEPAMIEVVADVARKTRIRTGLQGDSMVAVMNGLREGMRVVSSGQNYISDGQEIRVVDERVEAQ; this is translated from the coding sequence ATGAGTCGATCCCGATGTTTGCTTGTGCTGTCGGCGGGCGCCGCCGTTCTTGCGGTGGCGGCTGCCGGATGTGGCCGGAAGCCGGCTCCGGCTCCCCAGGTTAGTGGGGCCGCGGTGGAGGTTACGCGCGTGAGGCGCGGGGACCTGGAGGCTGTCGTCAACGTCACGGGTACCATCCGTGCACTGGAGGACGTGTCTTTGACCGTCAAGCTGGCGGGCCGCGTGGCGAGGGTTCCTTACAGGGAGGGTGACCGCGTGGCCAGAGGGGCCGTCGTCATTCAGCAGGAGCAGGCGGACCTACAAAACCAGGTCAAGAGCGCTGAAGCGGCGCTGGCGGCAGCGCGGGTGCGGTTGTCTCAGGCCCAGACTCAGCTCAGAGTCCAGGATGTCACCAGCGATGCCGGGGTTCGGCAGGCGGAGCAGGCGGTGGCCATCGCCCGCGAGCAGCTGTCCATTGTGCGCACAGGGGCGCGACCGCAGGAGCGCAGGCAGGCGGAGGCTGCGGTGGAGTCTGCCAAGGCCTCCTTCGAGAACGCACGCCGCAATCTGGACCGCTCGAAGCTGCTTTTCGAACAGGGCGCCATTCCACGCGCCCAGCTGGATGCCGATGAGCGGATGTTCGAGGTGGCGCGAGCCTCCCTTCAATCCGCGGAGCAGGCTCTGTCCTTGGTGCGCGAGGGAGCACGTCAGGAGGAGATCCGCGTGGCCGAAAACAGCCTGAAGGAGGCCGAGCAGCGGTTGCGTCAGGCGCGCTCGAATGCGGAGCTGACCGCCGTCCGCAAAGAAGATGTGCGGGCGGCACAGGCGGGGGTCCGGCAGGCCGAGGCGGCGCTGGAAATGGCCCGTCAGGCGCTTGCGGACAGCTCCGTCCGTTCGCCCATCGCCGGGCTGGTGGCCGAAAGGCACGTTGAACCGGGCCAGATGGTGGCCCCAACCCCTGGCGTGGCTCTCATCCGCGTCTATAACCCGGCGACGATTTACTGCGAGGCCGTCGTCTCGGAGACGGTGGTGGATCAGGTGGCAGTAGGCCAGCTGGCCCTCATCCGCAGCGATGCTGTCCCGGGACTGGAGTTCCGGGGCAGGGTGCAGGAAGTGTATCCTGCGGCGGACACCAACAACCGTTCGTTCCGCGCCCGCATCTCGGTGGATGCGCCGGGAACCGAGTTGAAGCCCGGAATGTTCGCCAAGGTCCGGATCGTTACCGAGCGACGCGTCAATCAGACGCTTATCCCTGCAGACTGCGTCCTGAAGGAGCCTGGTGGAGAGTATGTCTTCGTCGTGGAGAAAGGCAAGGTGCGCAGGCCCGCACCGCCCGGCGAAGGGGCAAAACCTGCCCGCAACGGCGAGCCCGCGATGATCGAGGTGGTCGCGGACGTCGCCCGGAAGACGCGGATCCGCACCGGGTTGCAGGGAGACTCAATGGTGGCGGTGATGAACGGACTGCGCGAAGGGATGCGCGTGGTTAGCTCCGGTCAGAACTACATTTCGGACGGACAGGAGATCCGCGTGGTGGACGAAAGGGTGGAGGCTCAGTAA
- the purN gene encoding phosphoribosylglycinamide formyltransferase, giving the protein MRDQKLRIVVMVAARGRGSNMQAIVDACRAGQIPGEVVCVIGTAPGAPALERAAQQGIPTEVVPYNSDDPDEYGRRLLQTLEPYRPGLIALAGFLKRLPPVVISAYSGRIMNIHPALIPSFCGKGMYGERVHQAAIDYGVKVSGCTVHFVDDGYDTGPIIAQAVVPVDPDDTALTLAAKVLKEEHRLYPECIRLFAEGRLRIEGRRVRILTETERTSA; this is encoded by the coding sequence ATGCGGGATCAGAAGCTGCGCATCGTGGTGATGGTGGCGGCCAGAGGGCGCGGCAGCAACATGCAGGCCATTGTGGACGCCTGCCGCGCCGGTCAGATTCCCGGAGAGGTGGTCTGCGTGATCGGCACGGCGCCCGGCGCGCCGGCCCTGGAGAGGGCTGCCCAGCAAGGCATTCCCACTGAGGTGGTCCCCTACAACAGCGACGACCCGGACGAGTACGGCCGCAGACTGCTGCAGACTCTGGAACCGTACCGTCCCGGACTCATTGCGCTGGCCGGGTTCCTGAAGCGGCTGCCCCCCGTGGTGATTTCGGCCTACTCCGGGCGCATCATGAACATCCATCCCGCCCTTATTCCCAGCTTCTGCGGAAAGGGGATGTACGGCGAGCGGGTTCATCAGGCGGCGATCGATTACGGGGTCAAGGTGTCCGGGTGCACAGTACATTTTGTGGACGACGGCTACGACACAGGCCCCATCATCGCCCAGGCTGTGGTGCCAGTGGATCCCGATGACACCGCGCTGACACTTGCGGCCAAGGTGCTGAAGGAGGAGCATCGCCTGTATCCGGAGTGTATCCGGCTCTTCGCGGAGGGCCGGCTTCGCATCGAGGGCCGCCGGGTCAGAATTCTCACCGAGACTGAGCGAACCTCGGCTTAG
- a CDS encoding ABC transporter ATP-binding protein encodes MDSLCIRTRGLTKRFGVRTAVDGLDLEVGRGQTFGFLGPNGSGKSTTIRMLLGLIGPTSGEAFVLGHSIRTERLQALARVGALVETPAFYQFLTARENVRLFGRLSAQITEEQIVSALRAVGLEGRMDDRVRTFSHGMKQRLGLACALVANPDLVILDEPTNGLDPEGVKEVRDLIRSLAESRGMTVFLSSHLLHEVEQVCTHVAVISRGRLQAAGPVSELVRSRRPGVEFEVDRPDAALEVFRRLLRPDSLSVEGRRVRVSVDESEIPGLNRALVNSGINVSAIERRRQTLEDFYLDVMHREGAVH; translated from the coding sequence TTGGACTCTCTCTGCATCCGCACCAGAGGCCTCACCAAACGGTTCGGGGTCCGCACGGCCGTAGATGGGTTGGATCTGGAGGTGGGCCGGGGACAGACGTTCGGCTTCCTCGGTCCGAACGGTTCCGGCAAATCCACCACCATTCGGATGCTGCTCGGGCTCATCGGGCCGACGTCTGGGGAGGCTTTCGTTCTGGGGCACAGCATCAGAACGGAGCGCCTTCAAGCTCTGGCGCGCGTGGGTGCGCTGGTGGAGACTCCTGCGTTCTATCAGTTCCTCACCGCCCGAGAGAATGTGCGTCTGTTCGGCAGGCTCTCTGCGCAGATCACCGAGGAGCAGATCGTATCAGCCCTGCGCGCCGTGGGTCTGGAAGGACGGATGGATGACCGGGTCCGCACGTTCTCCCACGGGATGAAGCAGAGGTTGGGGCTGGCGTGCGCCCTGGTTGCGAACCCGGACCTTGTCATTCTGGACGAGCCGACAAACGGGTTGGATCCAGAAGGTGTTAAGGAGGTTCGCGATCTCATCCGGTCGCTCGCGGAGAGCCGGGGGATGACTGTGTTCCTGTCCAGTCACCTGCTGCACGAGGTGGAGCAAGTATGCACGCACGTTGCGGTCATTTCCCGGGGCAGGCTTCAGGCGGCCGGGCCGGTGAGCGAACTGGTGCGTTCCCGGAGGCCGGGCGTCGAATTCGAGGTGGATCGCCCGGATGCCGCGCTGGAGGTGTTCCGGCGGCTGCTCCGCCCGGATTCGCTCAGTGTGGAGGGACGCCGTGTCCGGGTTTCGGTGGATGAGTCCGAAATCCCGGGTTTGAACCGGGCTCTGGTGAACAGCGGGATCAATGTGAGCGCCATTGAGCGCAGACGCCAGACGCTGGAGGATTTCTATCTGGACGTGATGCACCGGGAGGGAGCCGTCCATTGA